A single genomic interval of Chrysemys picta bellii isolate R12L10 chromosome 8, ASM1138683v2, whole genome shotgun sequence harbors:
- the LOC135973078 gene encoding uncharacterized protein LOC135973078, whose translation MESQDRKRAPAWTEREVRDLLAIWGDESVLAELRSSKRNGKVLEKVSKAMKDRGHNRDTQQCRVKIKELRQAYHKAREANGRSGAEPQTCRFYTELHAILGGAATTTPTVCYDSVNGETHRDDSSGNEEDEDGGTVGSSQQQESGETGFPNSQDMFVTLDLEAVTPELTQDPQDTQETSAANVSPSQRLVNIRKRKRRTRDDMFTELQMSSHADRAQQNAWRQSMSDMRKAQYEREERWRAEWRDEKSKWRAEDDRWRQLADRWQESMLRLLEHQTDMLERMVELQERQQEQRPPLQPLFNQQPSSPSSIASSPRRPRTRCGGLRPPSHSTPDDRPSIRRLAFNKT comes from the exons atggagtcccaggatcgcaaaagagctccagcatggaccgaacgggaggtacgggatctgctcgccatatggggagatgaatcagtgctagctgaactccgtagcagtaaaagaaatggcaaagtattagaaaaggtctccaaggccatgaaggaccgaggccataacagggacacacagcagtgccgcgtgaaaattaaggagctacggcaagcctaccacaaagccagagaagcaaacggaaggtccggggcagagccgcaaacttgccgcttctacacggagctgcatgccattctagggggtgcagccaccactaccccaaccgtgtgctatgactccgtcaatggagaaacacacagggatgacagttcggggaacgaggaagatgaggatggaggtactgtaggtagctcacagcagcaagaaagcggagaaaccggtttccccaacagccaggatatgtttgtgaccctggacctggaagcagtaacccccgaactcacccaagaccctcaggacacacaggagacctctg ctgcaaatgtttctccttcgcagaggctagtgaacattagaaagagaaaacgtaggacgcgggacgatatgttcacggagctgcagatgtcctcccacgctgatagagcacagcagaatgcgtggaggcagtcaatgtcggacatgagaaaagcacaatatgaacgagaggagaggtggcgggctgaatggcgggatgaaaagagcaagtggcgggctgaagacgataggtggcgtcagcttgcagacagatggcaagagtcaatgctccgtctgctggagcatcaaactgatatgctcgagcgtatggttgagctgcaggaaaggcagcaggagcagagaccgccgctacagcccctgtttaaccaacagccctcctccccaagttccatagcctcctcacccagacgcccaagaacacggtgtgggggcctccgtccacccagtcactccaccccagatgatcgcccaagcatcagaaggctggccttcaataagacttaa